In Lactococcus paracarnosus, a genomic segment contains:
- a CDS encoding LysR family transcriptional regulator — protein sequence MNLRDFDFFNALAELLSFTQVAKQFNVSQPTISHAMKRLEDYYNCDLIQKDPSHRFVVLTQEGEILKSHISHILDEFTVVESAIEHAKQHKIYVGFPPIIRARLLSSLLEVPGTVDLISKFDLVSGGSKSLLTKLLSGQLDFSLIGSIVPLTHPNLNVNLLYQREFYIFVAKDNPLAQKTEVTFEETLDYPYILLEDGFVHTKAFQNLSDKYRKKAQVLFRFSDVHTIGQMVRANAGITLMTDFLPFQDMAGVVKLPLVVDDKILFYVQYAYLRHAVLADELVAFVEMLDKLAKADGLM from the coding sequence ATGAATTTACGAGATTTTGATTTTTTTAATGCCTTAGCTGAATTACTATCATTTACTCAGGTTGCCAAGCAATTCAATGTGAGTCAGCCAACAATTAGCCATGCCATGAAACGCTTAGAAGATTATTACAACTGCGATTTAATTCAGAAAGATCCCTCACATCGCTTTGTTGTATTGACGCAAGAAGGTGAGATTTTAAAGTCACATATTAGTCATATACTAGATGAATTTACGGTAGTAGAAAGTGCCATCGAGCATGCTAAGCAACATAAAATCTATGTCGGTTTTCCACCTATCATTCGGGCTAGATTACTGTCAAGCTTACTGGAAGTGCCAGGGACTGTTGACTTAATCTCAAAATTTGACTTGGTTTCGGGTGGCTCAAAGTCGTTACTGACAAAATTATTATCAGGGCAACTGGACTTTAGTCTAATTGGTAGTATTGTGCCCTTGACGCATCCTAATCTAAACGTTAACCTCTTATATCAGCGTGAGTTTTATATTTTTGTCGCTAAGGATAATCCATTAGCTCAAAAGACAGAGGTGACATTTGAAGAGACACTGGACTATCCATACATTTTACTTGAGGATGGCTTTGTTCATACCAAGGCGTTTCAAAATCTGAGTGATAAATATAGAAAAAAAGCGCAAGTCTTATTCCGATTTTCAGATGTGCACACGATTGGGCAGATGGTGAGGGCCAATGCTGGTATTACCTTAATGACCGATTTTTTGCCCTTTCAAGATATGGCAGGAGTCGTTAAACTCCCACTCGTGGTAGATGATAAAATTCTATTCTACGTTCAATATGCCTATTTAAGACATGCGGTACTAGCTGATGAGTTAGTAGCATTTGTCGAGATGCTAGATAAACTAGCTAAAGCAGATGGCTTGATGTGA
- a CDS encoding LysR family transcriptional regulator — MAQLYSQQTLHYLDILLKHGNFTKAAKDLYVSQPHLTQTIKRIETELGAKIINRDVIPLQLTAAGKVYHQYLMTAENRKEKFRQQLFQYTNPDKKVIHIGILSSLGSFLLPLFLPEFMRTFPDVKIELHEALPEINEAKILNGQIDFFIGQNPETISPNLKKIHFGNHGYFALIPKCSTLYQPSHYRIPDQDIPLKTLLKEPLILTKRGSAIRRQVDYLLQKYKIQPNIVLETNNIYTAINLSRENAGVTLFAESIKVVDQHQAFNIYKLPLSLLSLDYFISYDTKKILDPIDQEFLTYFEKASAKLG, encoded by the coding sequence ATGGCACAACTTTATTCACAACAAACCTTACATTACTTGGATATCTTGTTAAAACATGGTAACTTTACCAAGGCGGCCAAAGATTTATATGTCTCACAGCCACATCTGACACAAACAATTAAACGGATTGAAACTGAACTAGGGGCAAAAATCATTAATCGAGATGTTATCCCACTGCAACTGACAGCAGCAGGAAAGGTCTATCATCAGTATTTAATGACTGCTGAAAATAGAAAGGAAAAGTTTCGGCAACAGCTGTTCCAATATACCAATCCGGATAAAAAAGTCATACATATCGGTATTTTATCCAGTCTAGGCTCATTTTTACTGCCGTTATTTTTACCAGAATTTATGCGGACCTTTCCAGATGTCAAAATAGAGTTGCATGAAGCATTGCCTGAAATAAATGAAGCAAAAATTTTAAATGGGCAGATTGATTTTTTCATCGGTCAAAATCCTGAAACAATTTCCCCGAACCTTAAAAAGATACATTTTGGCAACCATGGTTATTTTGCTTTGATTCCCAAATGTTCTACGCTATATCAACCAAGTCACTATCGCATACCAGACCAGGATATTCCGCTCAAAACGCTTTTAAAAGAACCCTTAATTTTGACTAAGAGAGGGTCTGCGATTCGCAGACAAGTGGATTATCTCCTACAAAAGTATAAGATACAGCCTAATATTGTCTTAGAGACCAATAACATTTATACGGCGATTAATCTCTCTAGAGAAAATGCAGGGGTGACCTTGTTTGCTGAAAGTATCAAAGTGGTTGATCAGCATCAGGCATTTAATATCTACAAACTGCCACTATCCTTGCTGTCCTTAGACTATTTTATTAGCTACGATACAAAAAAAATTCTCGATCCAATCGATCAAGAATTCCTTACTTATTTTGAAAAGGCCAGTGCTAAACTAGGGTAA
- a CDS encoding TetR/AcrR family transcriptional regulator yields MRVDEIKRSALESFVVKSYEATTLDDIVKTIGIKKQSIYSHFKNKEAIFLSVMTSVLTKEIAFINDFFSSQEETSLDRTLYALLLKYRDRYLLQDDAELKFLLRMAFMPPFDLQEETIAQFHLYNDALEKALLTLFSSYHLSDKLAQEGMLSFQHFLDGLLVELIYSGSSIDRIDKRLGISWTIYWEGFSKRL; encoded by the coding sequence ATGAGAGTTGATGAAATCAAAAGAAGTGCTTTAGAGAGCTTTGTTGTAAAATCCTATGAAGCGACGACTTTAGATGATATCGTTAAAACGATTGGTATTAAAAAGCAGTCCATCTATTCACACTTCAAAAATAAAGAAGCTATTTTTTTAAGTGTTATGACATCAGTATTGACTAAGGAGATCGCATTTATTAACGACTTCTTTTCCAGCCAAGAAGAGACCTCTCTTGATCGTACACTTTACGCTTTGTTGCTGAAATATAGAGACAGATACTTGTTGCAAGATGATGCTGAACTAAAATTTCTATTACGTATGGCATTTATGCCACCCTTTGACTTACAAGAAGAGACGATAGCCCAGTTTCACCTCTATAATGACGCATTAGAAAAAGCATTGCTGACCTTATTTTCGAGTTATCACTTGTCTGATAAACTTGCACAAGAAGGCATGCTATCATTTCAACATTTCTTAGATGGCCTTCTGGTTGAACTCATCTATTCAGGCTCTTCGATAGATCGCATCGATAAGAGATTAGGCATTAGCTGGACGATCTACTGGGAAGGGTTCAGCAAAAGACTATAA
- a CDS encoding MutS-related protein, which produces MTNVWIFLGILGLLFINTTLITCVERLKLRREVRRNWGRPARRTRKDSEASLKEAWQMAQKYTAFDAQVDELTWYDLDLFSVFQTLNSTQSSIGSEALYQRLRHYNLSSEDNARLEQLILFFDAHPDRREQVRYQFACLGKRDHNFVAQYLSETKSQKLPNLTFYLICACLPIVSLILAIFQPVLGVLLLISSLVFNICYYQFKKVALETELNSMSYLVQTIAIAKKVAKIQTPFQTALVDNLRPIQAISRVGLSFRVKTGSEGEVFFDYLNAVVMLPFIAYNLVISKIMHHDQEAKKVWQLLGELEVALAILNLQVATDTPICQPVFTTEFKVSATDMTHPLLEDAVANPVNWQKHMLVTGSNASGKSSYVKALAINCILANAINRVYATAFSLPRAHVVTSMAIEDNIFEGDSYFIAEIKSVKRILDLVANQIPCLCFVDEILKGTNTIERISASSSLVHWLANYQEVLSMVATHDIELTEILARDCDNIHFEEKITESNGVTFDYRCKVGPAKTRNAIALLEVLHYPEAVVANATTMAENFDKTRKWQVLDQETTVASS; this is translated from the coding sequence ATGACAAATGTATGGATTTTCTTAGGCATTTTAGGCCTACTTTTTATCAACACAACCTTGATAACTTGTGTTGAACGGTTAAAACTGAGACGGGAAGTCCGTCGAAACTGGGGGCGACCTGCCAGACGAACTAGAAAAGATAGCGAAGCAAGTTTAAAAGAAGCTTGGCAGATGGCACAGAAATATACAGCATTTGATGCGCAAGTCGATGAGTTAACCTGGTATGATTTAGATTTATTTAGTGTTTTCCAAACCCTAAATAGTACCCAGTCTAGTATTGGCTCTGAAGCCCTTTATCAGAGACTACGACACTATAATCTCTCTTCAGAGGATAATGCGCGCTTAGAACAACTCATTCTTTTTTTTGATGCGCATCCAGATAGACGTGAGCAGGTGCGTTATCAGTTCGCCTGCTTAGGGAAGAGAGATCATAATTTTGTGGCCCAGTATCTATCGGAGACCAAGTCGCAAAAATTACCAAATTTAACCTTTTATCTAATTTGTGCCTGCCTACCCATCGTGTCACTCATTCTGGCAATTTTCCAACCCGTTCTTGGGGTATTGCTGCTGATTAGCTCTCTGGTCTTTAATATTTGTTACTATCAGTTTAAGAAGGTTGCTTTAGAAACCGAGCTAAATAGTATGAGTTATTTAGTACAGACAATCGCAATTGCCAAAAAAGTTGCTAAAATTCAAACACCATTTCAAACTGCCTTAGTCGATAATCTAAGACCGATTCAAGCCATTTCAAGAGTTGGCTTATCTTTTCGGGTCAAAACTGGGTCAGAAGGAGAAGTGTTTTTTGACTATTTGAATGCGGTCGTTATGTTACCTTTTATCGCCTATAATTTGGTCATATCCAAAATTATGCACCATGATCAGGAAGCCAAAAAGGTCTGGCAATTACTTGGCGAACTTGAAGTCGCACTGGCCATTTTAAATTTACAAGTAGCAACTGATACCCCCATCTGCCAGCCTGTTTTTACGACAGAGTTTAAGGTATCGGCTACTGACATGACCCATCCCCTTTTGGAAGATGCTGTCGCTAATCCTGTCAACTGGCAAAAACATATGCTTGTCACGGGATCAAATGCTTCAGGTAAATCATCTTATGTCAAGGCACTGGCTATTAACTGTATTCTGGCGAATGCCATTAATCGGGTTTATGCGACAGCTTTTAGTCTGCCTAGAGCACATGTCGTGACATCGATGGCAATCGAAGATAATATTTTTGAAGGAGACAGTTATTTTATAGCCGAAATAAAATCTGTTAAACGCATTCTGGATTTAGTGGCAAACCAGATACCTTGCCTTTGTTTTGTTGATGAAATTTTAAAGGGAACGAATACGATTGAGCGGATTTCTGCGTCTAGTAGTTTGGTTCATTGGTTGGCCAACTATCAAGAAGTTTTAAGTATGGTTGCAACACATGATATCGAATTGACCGAAATTTTAGCGCGTGATTGTGATAATATCCACTTTGAAGAAAAAATCACTGAATCAAATGGTGTCACCTTTGACTATCGGTGTAAAGTGGGACCAGCTAAAACAAGAAATGCCATCGCTTTACTAGAGGTCTTACATTATCCAGAGGCAGTAGTAGCAAACGCTACTACCATGGCTGAAAACTTTGATAAGACTAGAAAATGGCAAGTATTAGACCAGGAGACAACAGTAGCAAGTAGCTAA
- a CDS encoding malolactic enzyme produces MRAHEILNNPFLNKGTAFTEAERKSLGLVGILPPYVQTIDQQAEQTYQQYLTKPNDLEKRHFLMEIFNTNRTLFYYLFNQHIVEFNPIVYDPTIADTIENYSHLFVDTQYAAYLDINHPENIKETLENAAGDRKIRLIVVTDAEGILGIGDWGTQGVDISVGKLMIYTAAAGIDPECVLPIVIDAGTTRQELLNDPLYLGNHQERLYGDDYYDFIDQFVNTAEDMFPKLYLHWEDFGRSNAATILNKYKNIIPTFNDDIQGTGIVVLGGIFGSLDITGEKLTDQVYLCYGGGSAGAGISNRVHAEMVSEGLSEEEAYKRFFMVDKQGLLFDDMTDLTPAQKPFAKKRSDFANAAEMTDLLTIIKTVKPTILVGTSTDPGAFTKEVVEAMCSNTARPIIFPISNPTKKLEATAQQVIEWSDGKAFVATGVPSDTITYKGVDYQIGQANNALIYPGLGLGMLASEASLLTDEMIGAAAHSLSGLVDLTQAGAPVLPPFQYVADVSIKVAEAVANMAKSQGLAQAKETDMSKAVKNLKWYPEY; encoded by the coding sequence ATGCGTGCACATGAAATTTTAAACAACCCTTTCTTAAATAAAGGGACAGCCTTTACAGAAGCCGAAAGAAAATCACTTGGTTTAGTTGGTATTTTACCCCCTTATGTTCAAACAATTGACCAACAAGCTGAACAAACTTACCAACAGTATTTGACGAAACCTAATGATCTAGAAAAACGTCATTTCTTAATGGAAATTTTCAACACAAACCGGACTTTATTTTATTATTTATTTAATCAACATATCGTTGAATTTAATCCAATCGTTTATGATCCAACGATTGCGGATACGATTGAAAACTATAGCCATCTATTTGTGGATACACAATATGCTGCCTATCTTGATATCAACCATCCAGAAAACATTAAAGAAACACTTGAAAATGCTGCTGGAGATAGAAAAATTCGCTTAATCGTTGTTACTGATGCTGAAGGGATTCTGGGTATTGGCGACTGGGGCACACAAGGTGTTGATATTTCTGTCGGTAAACTGATGATTTATACTGCTGCCGCTGGGATTGATCCTGAATGTGTCTTACCGATTGTGATTGATGCAGGGACAACGAGACAAGAACTCTTGAATGATCCCTTGTACTTAGGTAATCATCAAGAACGTCTATATGGTGATGACTACTATGACTTCATTGACCAATTCGTTAACACTGCTGAGGATATGTTCCCTAAATTATATTTACACTGGGAAGACTTCGGTCGTTCAAACGCTGCGACTATTTTGAACAAATACAAAAATATCATCCCAACTTTCAACGATGATATCCAAGGTACAGGTATCGTTGTCCTCGGTGGTATCTTCGGCTCTCTTGATATTACGGGTGAAAAGTTAACTGATCAAGTCTACCTTTGCTATGGTGGTGGGTCTGCTGGAGCAGGGATTTCAAATCGTGTTCATGCAGAGATGGTCAGCGAAGGACTTTCTGAGGAAGAAGCCTACAAACGCTTCTTTATGGTCGATAAACAAGGCCTATTATTTGATGATATGACTGACTTAACGCCAGCTCAAAAACCCTTTGCTAAAAAACGAAGTGACTTTGCGAATGCTGCTGAGATGACAGATTTACTGACAATTATCAAAACTGTCAAACCAACTATCTTGGTTGGGACATCTACTGATCCAGGTGCCTTTACTAAAGAAGTCGTTGAAGCTATGTGCTCGAATACAGCACGTCCTATTATCTTCCCAATTTCAAATCCAACCAAAAAATTAGAAGCAACAGCGCAACAAGTAATTGAATGGTCTGACGGTAAAGCCTTCGTCGCAACTGGTGTACCATCAGACACCATCACTTACAAAGGGGTTGACTACCAAATCGGACAAGCTAACAACGCCCTAATCTACCCAGGATTGGGACTTGGTATGCTTGCATCAGAAGCCTCACTTTTGACTGATGAAATGATCGGTGCTGCAGCACATTCTCTAAGCGGTCTCGTTGACTTAACACAAGCTGGTGCACCCGTTCTGCCACCATTCCAATATGTTGCAGATGTCTCTATCAAAGTTGCCGAAGCAGTTGCTAACATGGCCAAATCACAAGGTCTAGCACAAGCTAAAGAAACAGATATGTCAAAAGCAGTAAAAAACCTCAAATGGTATCCAGAATACTAA
- a CDS encoding FAD:protein FMN transferase, which yields MFTEKSSNLMGTVIRCGVAHPQHQALLDEAFKRLRDYEHIFSANDPSSHLMQINRQAGRQAVNVPQDLFNLIKIGKRESLKAEGLLNIAIGPLIKLWHVGFKDAHQPSQDSINRTLPLVDPNSIILDEAQQTVFLKEKGMEIDLGALAKGYFADQIMAYFKSEQASAGFIDLGGNVLTFGKSPRETSDVWHIGIQNPALPRGNNAIVLKINDLSVVTSGIYERNLKLDGHIFHHIFDSKTGYPVVNDLASLTIISKQSLDGEIWTTQLFGKPAAAIITQVNKIDDIEAIVITKDNQMAASQNAMKNQLP from the coding sequence ATGTTCACAGAAAAAAGTAGCAACCTGATGGGGACTGTCATCAGGTGTGGTGTTGCGCATCCACAACACCAGGCATTGTTAGATGAAGCATTTAAAAGATTAAGGGATTATGAACATATATTTAGTGCAAACGATCCTAGCTCACACTTAATGCAGATTAATCGGCAAGCAGGTAGACAAGCAGTCAACGTGCCGCAAGACTTGTTCAACCTCATCAAAATCGGTAAGAGGGAAAGCCTCAAAGCAGAGGGTTTGCTCAACATTGCGATTGGTCCCTTAATCAAACTCTGGCATGTTGGGTTTAAAGACGCGCATCAGCCTAGTCAGGATAGCATTAATCGCACCTTACCTTTGGTGGATCCTAATAGCATCATATTAGATGAGGCACAGCAAACGGTCTTTTTGAAGGAAAAGGGAATGGAGATCGATTTAGGCGCCCTAGCCAAAGGTTATTTCGCTGATCAAATCATGGCTTATTTTAAAAGTGAGCAGGCAAGTGCTGGCTTTATCGACTTAGGTGGCAATGTTCTGACTTTTGGTAAGTCGCCTAGAGAAACGTCTGATGTATGGCACATTGGCATTCAAAATCCTGCTCTCCCGAGAGGCAACAATGCCATTGTCTTAAAGATAAACGACCTCTCCGTCGTGACGAGTGGCATCTATGAACGTAACTTAAAACTAGATGGCCATATTTTCCATCATATATTTGATAGTAAAACAGGTTATCCTGTCGTAAATGACCTAGCAAGCTTAACCATCATCTCAAAACAATCATTAGATGGGGAAATATGGACAACTCAGCTTTTTGGTAAACCAGCCGCTGCTATCATCACCCAAGTCAACAAAATTGATGATATCGAAGCGATTGTCATCACAAAAGATAATCAGATGGCTGCTAGCCAAAACGCGATGAAAAATCAGTTACCCTAG
- a CDS encoding flavocytochrome c, with amino-acid sequence MKFIGLVGTNAKASYNRLLLTFMKDHFSEQAEIEILEIKDVPMFNESKDASYSPLIQAFNQKITDADGVIIATPEYNHSIPSSLKSLLEWLSFNLHPLDGKPVMIVGASLDVQGSSRAQLHLRQILDAPGVNAAVMPGYEFLLGQANLAFDAAGQLKVEGTINFLESCFLRFMRFTKVANLLNVPEDLVFEPGDYAVTTVGHNGDLPMVVTFTEDSIKTINIDTSGESQGIADVVFTRMPTQIIEGQTLNVDIISGASVTSNGVLDGVAKAVKLAGANPDTLRKRAKAASAQYHGDETYETDVVVVGAGGAGLAAAATILQSGKKVIVVEKFPAVGGNTVRTGGPMNAADPTWQNTFAANLGESHTLQEMAAIDESQIDPEYLADFKSFKAQVTAYLNDIEGTQGYLFDSAIFHRLQTYLGGKRTDQLGNVIYGQYDLVKILTDRALESVKWLEEIGVAFDPDEVSMPVGALWRRGHKPLKSEGYAFVSALQTFVEANGGKIITDTPVESLIIKDGQVSGIEGTGLAGGKVTVHAKAVILTTGGFGANTKMLKAYNTYWTEIADDIKTSNSPAITGDGIILGQSAGAELTGMGFSQMMPVSDPETGALFSGLQVPPQNFVMVNQSGKRFVNEYGSRDQLTQAAIDNGSLFYLIADENIKNTAYNTSQEKIDRQVANGTLFKADSLEALAEKLAIDPSIFVTTINNYNSYVDKGEDPEFGKDVFDLKVEQAPFYATPRKPAVHHTMGGLKIDTKTHVLDASSQIIPGLYAAGEVAGGIHAGNRLGGNSLTDIFTFGRIAGKTAIADKVD; translated from the coding sequence ATGAAATTTATCGGACTTGTAGGCACAAATGCCAAAGCATCATACAATCGCTTGTTATTGACTTTTATGAAGGATCACTTTAGTGAGCAAGCAGAAATAGAGATTCTCGAAATTAAAGATGTGCCCATGTTTAACGAATCAAAGGATGCCTCTTATTCCCCTCTCATTCAAGCATTTAATCAAAAAATAACGGATGCCGATGGTGTGATCATCGCGACCCCAGAATACAATCACTCAATCCCCTCTAGTTTAAAGAGTTTACTTGAATGGTTATCGTTTAATTTACATCCACTTGACGGCAAACCAGTCATGATCGTCGGGGCTTCATTAGATGTCCAAGGCTCATCACGCGCGCAATTACATTTGCGTCAGATTTTAGATGCGCCCGGCGTTAACGCAGCAGTCATGCCTGGTTATGAATTCCTACTTGGACAGGCAAATCTTGCCTTCGATGCAGCTGGTCAATTAAAAGTTGAAGGCACCATTAATTTCCTTGAAAGCTGTTTCTTACGCTTCATGAGGTTCACTAAAGTTGCTAATCTGTTAAATGTGCCTGAGGATCTTGTTTTTGAACCCGGTGACTATGCTGTAACGACTGTTGGTCATAACGGCGACCTACCAATGGTTGTCACATTTACCGAAGATAGCATTAAAACGATCAACATCGACACATCTGGTGAATCACAGGGGATAGCTGACGTTGTCTTTACTAGAATGCCAACACAAATCATTGAAGGACAAACCTTAAATGTGGATATCATTTCTGGTGCTTCAGTAACAAGTAATGGGGTGCTTGATGGTGTCGCAAAAGCAGTTAAACTAGCTGGTGCTAATCCTGATACGCTTAGAAAACGCGCAAAAGCGGCAAGCGCACAATATCATGGCGACGAAACATATGAGACTGATGTTGTCGTTGTTGGAGCAGGTGGCGCTGGATTAGCTGCTGCTGCTACTATTTTACAGTCAGGTAAAAAAGTCATCGTCGTTGAAAAATTCCCTGCTGTAGGTGGGAATACAGTCAGAACTGGCGGCCCTATGAATGCGGCTGATCCTACTTGGCAAAATACATTTGCGGCTAATCTTGGAGAGAGCCATACCCTACAAGAAATGGCAGCTATCGATGAAAGTCAAATAGACCCAGAATATTTAGCAGATTTTAAATCTTTTAAGGCTCAAGTCACTGCCTACCTGAATGATATTGAGGGGACACAGGGTTACTTGTTTGATTCAGCCATTTTCCATAGATTACAAACCTATCTGGGTGGCAAACGGACTGACCAACTCGGCAATGTGATTTATGGTCAATATGATCTAGTCAAAATCCTGACAGACCGCGCTTTAGAATCTGTTAAATGGCTAGAAGAGATTGGTGTTGCATTTGATCCAGATGAAGTGTCAATGCCAGTTGGTGCCCTTTGGCGTCGTGGTCATAAACCACTTAAAAGTGAAGGCTATGCCTTTGTTTCAGCACTACAAACCTTTGTTGAAGCAAATGGTGGGAAAATCATTACGGATACCCCTGTAGAAAGCCTCATCATCAAAGATGGGCAAGTCAGCGGGATTGAAGGCACTGGTTTAGCTGGTGGGAAAGTCACTGTTCATGCCAAAGCTGTCATCTTAACAACAGGTGGATTCGGTGCCAATACTAAGATGCTAAAAGCCTATAATACCTACTGGACTGAGATTGCTGATGACATCAAAACCTCTAATTCTCCAGCGATTACAGGTGATGGCATTATCTTAGGCCAAAGTGCTGGAGCTGAGTTAACTGGCATGGGATTTTCTCAAATGATGCCCGTCTCTGATCCTGAGACTGGTGCCTTATTTAGTGGTCTTCAAGTCCCACCACAAAACTTCGTCATGGTCAACCAATCAGGTAAACGGTTTGTCAATGAATATGGCAGTCGTGACCAGTTAACCCAAGCCGCGATTGATAATGGGTCATTGTTCTACTTGATTGCTGATGAAAACATCAAAAATACAGCCTATAATACGAGCCAGGAAAAAATAGATCGTCAAGTTGCAAACGGGACACTATTTAAAGCGGATTCTCTTGAAGCGCTAGCCGAAAAATTAGCAATTGATCCCTCTATATTTGTCACAACAATCAACAACTATAACAGTTATGTTGATAAGGGAGAAGATCCAGAATTTGGCAAGGATGTGTTTGACTTGAAAGTTGAGCAGGCACCATTTTACGCAACACCAAGAAAACCAGCCGTGCATCATACAATGGGTGGCTTGAAAATCGATACAAAAACGCATGTCTTAGATGCATCTAGCCAAATCATTCCAGGTCTTTACGCTGCAGGTGAGGTAGCAGGTGGTATCCATGCTGGTAACCGCTTAGGTGGTAACTCTCTAACAGACATCTTCACATTTGGTCGTATCGCAGGCAAAACTGCGATTGCAGATAAGGTTGACTAA
- a CDS encoding NADPH-dependent FMN reductase — protein sequence MNLIGIVGTNADSSTNRKLLQFMKQHFAKSATITICEIADIPAFNEPDDKTAPLEVKLLSEKITASDGVIIATPEYDHSIPAALKSVLEWLSYTTRPLIEKPVMIVGASHGSLGTSRAQTHLRQILDAPELKARILPGSEFFLGRSLEAFDETPTLLNQDKVGELEGDFAEFLSFADMTNEISKKNPEQAASKRKFAWENVNGGVAK from the coding sequence ATGAACCTAATCGGAATCGTCGGCACCAATGCAGACAGCTCAACCAATCGCAAGTTGCTCCAATTTATGAAGCAACACTTTGCTAAATCAGCAACAATTACAATTTGTGAAATTGCTGATATCCCTGCTTTTAATGAACCAGATGACAAAACAGCGCCACTTGAAGTCAAATTGTTATCTGAAAAAATCACTGCTTCTGACGGTGTTATCATCGCAACGCCAGAATACGATCACTCAATCCCTGCTGCCTTGAAGAGCGTGCTTGAGTGGCTATCGTATACAACACGTCCTTTAATCGAAAAACCAGTCATGATTGTTGGTGCCTCACACGGTTCACTTGGCACCTCTCGCGCACAAACTCATCTGCGTCAGATTCTAGATGCACCTGAGCTGAAAGCGCGAATTTTACCAGGATCAGAATTTTTCTTAGGCAGATCTCTTGAAGCCTTTGATGAGACACCTACCTTGCTTAATCAAGATAAGGTAGGTGAACTAGAGGGAGATTTCGCTGAATTCTTATCATTTGCAGATATGACGAATGAGATTAGCAAAAAAAATCCTGAGCAGGCAGCAAGTAAACGAAAATTTGCTTGGGAAAACGTAAATGGAGGTGTGGCAAAATGA
- a CDS encoding MoaF C-terminal domain-containing protein, with protein MTDNGNFITLTEMADGFSEHNLKQTSDLVDKMITVYTENGQVIQYQFKDTHNLSYEIIEGEHKGLGESVTYIATQPRKGYFYLGYVDQFNHFISVVLDFKKNIASLISGEFPTDETDTLPIFKRVMHDLPPHASKITCLHASLDTPFNDQTEKHEPSTDLVGQMVSYSYSEKDAYLHIYHPNNLFTWACFSGNEAGLADTDYATFLKLDEDLYVIIWIEKVLHVISTILLDFKQMRSSGAMASYAGKDYASDILMVPSGAVIEKIKAPNLTDLKPAKLS; from the coding sequence ATGACAGATAACGGAAACTTTATTACCCTAACAGAAATGGCAGATGGGTTCAGCGAACATAACTTAAAACAAACAAGTGATCTAGTAGATAAAATGATTACCGTCTATACAGAAAATGGCCAAGTCATCCAATATCAGTTTAAAGACACGCATAACTTGAGCTATGAAATAATAGAAGGAGAACACAAAGGTCTTGGTGAATCTGTAACCTATATTGCGACACAACCACGAAAAGGCTACTTCTATCTGGGGTATGTTGATCAATTTAATCACTTTATTTCAGTCGTATTAGATTTCAAAAAAAATATTGCCAGTCTCATTTCCGGTGAATTCCCAACAGATGAAACCGATACGCTACCTATTTTTAAACGTGTGATGCATGACCTGCCACCGCATGCTTCAAAAATAACCTGTTTACATGCAAGTCTTGACACGCCATTTAATGACCAGACTGAAAAACATGAACCAAGTACAGATTTAGTTGGTCAGATGGTTTCTTATAGCTATAGCGAGAAAGATGCTTACTTGCACATTTATCACCCAAATAACTTATTTACTTGGGCCTGTTTCTCAGGTAACGAAGCAGGATTAGCAGATACTGACTATGCGACCTTCTTAAAACTAGATGAAGATCTATATGTCATTATTTGGATTGAAAAAGTATTACATGTCATCTCAACTATTCTACTGGACTTTAAGCAAATGAGAAGTTCAGGTGCAATGGCTTCATATGCTGGCAAAGATTATGCTAGTGATATTTTAATGGTTCCTTCGGGCGCTGTCATCGAAAAAATAAAGGCACCTAATTTGACCGATTTAAAGCCTGCAAAATTAAGCTAA